A DNA window from Stutzerimonas stutzeri contains the following coding sequences:
- a CDS encoding lysophospholipid acyltransferase family protein, producing MMRLRLYWRLLRLGAVVLAGLLVATALGLGERCALHVSFERKQWLTRWLMARLAAALPFRVRVIGELPSQPMLWVANHVSWCDIPLLGVLRPLSFLAKSEVSAWPVLGWLARQAGTLFIRRGGGNAALINQELAGHLQRGRHLLIFPEGTSTDGSSMRTFHPRLFACAIEAGCAIQPVAIRYLRDGKPDTLAPFIGDDELPMHVRRLLASNVAEVDIHLLAPIPVASLSRKALAEQAQQAIEQVLFSQSQEPTREAA from the coding sequence ATGATGCGGTTGCGCCTGTACTGGCGCCTGCTGCGCCTGGGCGCGGTCGTCCTGGCGGGGCTGCTAGTGGCAACCGCACTGGGTCTCGGCGAGCGCTGCGCGCTGCATGTGTCTTTCGAGCGCAAACAATGGCTGACCCGCTGGCTCATGGCGCGCCTTGCCGCCGCGTTGCCCTTTCGCGTGCGAGTGATTGGCGAGTTGCCGTCACAACCGATGCTCTGGGTCGCCAACCATGTTTCCTGGTGCGACATCCCCCTGCTGGGCGTGCTGCGACCGCTGTCATTTCTAGCCAAATCCGAAGTCAGCGCCTGGCCCGTACTGGGCTGGCTCGCGCGACAGGCTGGCACACTGTTTATCCGTCGCGGTGGCGGCAATGCCGCGCTGATCAACCAGGAACTGGCCGGACACCTGCAGCGGGGCCGCCATCTGCTGATTTTCCCCGAGGGCACCTCGACTGATGGCAGCAGCATGCGAACCTTCCACCCTCGACTGTTCGCCTGCGCGATAGAAGCCGGTTGCGCCATTCAACCCGTTGCGATCCGCTATCTGCGTGACGGCAAGCCCGACACCCTGGCCCCCTTCATCGGTGACGACGAGCTACCAATGCACGTACGCAGGCTGCTGGCCAGTAACGTGGCGGAAGTGGATATCCACCTGCTGGCCCCGATCCCTGTCGCCTCGCTGAGCCGCAAAGCCCTTGCCGAGCAAGCGCAGCAGGCCATTGAGCAGGTATTGTTTAGCCAGTCGCAAGAGCCAACGAGAGAGGCTGCATAG
- a CDS encoding ACP phosphodiesterase, whose translation MNYLAHLHLGGPDPADMLGSLYGDFVKGPLQGRWPAQIEAGIRLHRQIDAFTDSHPLVLEAKARFPSERRRYAGILLDLFFDHCLAAHWSDYSGEPLDLFTQRAYRALIEEPELPGKLAVIAPHMATHDWLGSYRDFEVLGTVLANMSHRLSRPDGLAGGLGELEQLYDPLLEDFRLFYPQLQRFAKSAM comes from the coding sequence ATGAACTATCTCGCGCATCTTCATCTTGGCGGCCCTGACCCGGCGGACATGCTCGGCAGCCTTTACGGCGATTTCGTCAAAGGTCCGCTGCAGGGTCGCTGGCCGGCGCAGATCGAGGCCGGCATTCGCCTGCATCGACAGATCGACGCCTTCACCGACAGCCATCCGCTGGTACTGGAGGCCAAGGCCCGCTTCCCCAGTGAACGGCGTCGCTATGCCGGGATCTTGCTCGACCTGTTCTTCGATCATTGCCTGGCGGCACACTGGTCGGACTACTCCGGCGAACCGCTGGACCTGTTTACCCAACGGGCCTACCGGGCGCTGATCGAAGAACCCGAGCTGCCTGGCAAGCTCGCCGTTATCGCGCCGCACATGGCAACTCACGACTGGTTGGGCAGCTACCGGGATTTCGAAGTACTGGGCACGGTGTTGGCGAACATGAGCCACCGCCTCAGCCGACCGGACGGCCTGGCCGGCGGGCTGGGAGAGCTGGAGCAGCTTTACGACCCGCTGCTTGAGGATTTCCGTCTTTTCTATCCGCAGCTTCAACGCTTCGCCAAGTCGGCGATGTAG